In one window of Nicotiana tabacum cultivar K326 chromosome 12, ASM71507v2, whole genome shotgun sequence DNA:
- the LOC107829599 gene encoding protein TRACHEARY ELEMENT DIFFERENTIATION-RELATED 6, which produces MANNVNNFPFSHFPPPHPISPPPKPHPPPPPPPRPHPPPFVPPPPSPPHSYIIIIFVFSTFGCILLGLAILSFCCYLKKKKKTTVVEEKEVKHIDEHLRIKEAIVQGPHGKPKTVVLSVEEDFHEKDDIIRTKKELEESHKLHTNKTSEITPSALEAGHVHYSSTSSSGQT; this is translated from the coding sequence ATGGCTAACAATGTGAATAACTTCCCATTTTCACATTTCCCTCCTCCTCATCCCATCTCTCCACCACCAAAACCccaccctcctcctcctcctccgccTCGTCCTCATCCTCCACCATTTGTTCCACCACCACCATCACCCCCTCACAGTTATATCATAATAATATTTGTTTTCTCGACGTTCGGTTGCATTTTACTTGGCCTAGCAATACTTTCTTTCTGCTGCtacttgaagaaaaagaagaagacaacagtagttgaagaaaaagaagtgaaGCATATTGATGAGCATTTGAGAATTAAGGAAGCAATTGTTCAAGGCCCTCATGGAAAACCTAAGACTGTGGTACTCTCTGTAGAAGAAGATTTCCATGAAAAAGATGATATTATAAGGACAAAGAAAGAGTTAGAAGAATCACATAAGTTGCATACTAATAAAACTTCGGAAATTACACCTTCTGCTCTTGAAGCTGGACATGTACACTACTCTTCAACTTCTTCTTCTGGTCAAACATGA